The bacterium region GATGCTCGTGAACGTGCTGCTGGTCTTGCTCATCTGGGCGCGGTTTCGCGGCCTGCCCAGGGGCTCCTCCGGGCTCCGCTTGTTTCAGCTGGTCACGTTCGGCGGCGCCGCCGCGGTCTTGGCTTACCAGCAGTACTACCTGTACCGGCTGACTCTGATTGAACCGCTGTACGAGTTGAAGCTGATCTCCGTGCTGACGCCGTAGGAACGATGCTGCTCAACCGCGTTGAATACGCCCTGATGAACAACCCGGTTCGGGCTGCGATCCAACGGCGCTACGAGGTTCCGAAACTGCTCCGCCTGGGGGGAGCCATGCGTGGCGGGCGGGCGCTCGAGGTCGGTTGCGGGCGGGGAGTCGGCACCGGTCTCATTCATCGAACCTTCGGTGCCGATTCGGTGGACGCCTTCGACCTGGATCCGCGGATGGTGACTCGCGCTCGCAGCAGGGTGGCGCCGCTCGGTTCCCGGGTGCGACTCTGGCTCGGAGACGCCAGCGCGATCGCCGCTCCGGATGCGACCTACGACGCCGTTTTCGACTTCGGCATCATCCATCATGTGCCCGAATGGCGCCGAGCCGTGGCGGAGGTGCACCGAGTTCTCAAGCCGAACGGACGCTTCTACGCCGAGGAGGTTCTCGAGGGCTTTATCGGTCATCCCATCACCCGTCGCCTGTTCGAGCACCCTCAGGTCGATCGTTTCGATTCAACCGGCTTTTCCCGAGAGCTTCAGGCATCCGGTTTCGAGCTCGTTGCGACCGAGGAGCTATGGGGCTCCGTCGCCTGGTTCGTTGCCCGCAAGCGGGCGAACGTCGAGGCCTTTCGCCCGTCGCAGTCGGAGTAGACTCTCGAGTCCATGACGAGGTCCGTAGCCTCTTCCAGAGAACCCATCATCCTGCTCGGCCTGACCGGGCTCGTGCTGCTTTGGTCCGGCATCCAGCCCCATGAGCGCGGAACGTGGTGGCTCGAGGTCGCTCCGGTGTTGATCGGGGCGCCGGTGCTCGTCGCCACGTACTCGCGTTTCCGCCTCTCGCCGCTCCTCTACCGCCTTCTATTTGTCCACGCGGTGATCCTGATGGTCGGCGGCCACTACACCTACGCCCGAGTGCCGATCGGGTTCTGGGCGCAGGATCTCCTGGATCTGTCGCGAAATCACTACGACCGCCTCGGCCATCTCGCCCAGGGGTTCATACCGGCGGTTCTCACGCGAGAGCTCCTGGTCAGGATCTCACCGCTGGCTCGCAGCAAATGGCTGCCTTTCCTGGTCGTCTGCGTCTGTCTAGCTTTCAGCGCGTTCTATGAGTTGATCGAGTGGTGGGCGGCTCTGATCGGCGGGGCGGCTGCGGATTCCTTCCTCGGAGCTCAGGGAGACATCTGGGACACTCAGTGGGACATGTTTCTGGCGTTGGCGGGCGCGATTCTGGCTCTGCTCTTGCTGCGGCGCCTCCACGACGGGTCCATGCAGTCTCTCGGTGTGAATCCCGGTTGATTCGGCGGGGCGCGGAAGGCTCGCATTGAAAGTGATCTCACCGGGCGAGAAGCGATTCGTTGCCGACGGTCAGGAGGTGTGACATGCAGATTCGGGCTGAACGAGAAGAAGATGCGGCTGCGATCCGGGCGGTGAACGAGTCGGCTTTCGAGACCGCGGCCGAGGCGGATCTGGTCGAGGCGCTGCGCGAACTGGCGAGGCCGCTTCTCTCCCTGGTAGCCGAGGCCGACGGCGCGATCGTCGGGCACATCCTGTTCTCGCCGGTCACGCTGAGCGGCCATCCCGAGCTCGAGATCATGGGGCTCGCGCCCATGGCGGTCGAGCCGGAACACCAGCGCGCGGGCATCGGTTCCGCGCTCGTGCGTGCCGGCCTCGAGCAGTGCGGGGAGCTTGGCTTCGGCGGCGTCGTGGTTCTGGGGCATCCCGAGTACTACCCGCGTTTCGGCTTCGCGCCCGCAGTGGGCTTCGGCATCGGCTGCCAGTACGAGGTGCCCGACGAGGCGTTCATGGTTCTGGAGCTCGAGCCGGGCTATCTGTCCGGCGTTTCGGGCGAGGTTCGGTACCACCCGGCGTTCGAATCCATATAGTGTCGAGTCTCCGGATCGTGCGGCCTTCGGGTCTAGAGATCGAGCGATCAGTGAGATACTTTTGGTGGTCTGATGCCGTCACGCTACGCTTATATCTGGGAGTATCGCGTCCGCCCGGAGGCAGCGGTCGAGTTCGAAAGAGCCTACGGTTCCGAGGGGGTCTGGGCAGAGCTTTTTCGCCGGCACGAGGGCTACGTTCGGACCGAGCTCCACAAAGACCTCAAGAGGCCCGCTTGGTACCTGACCATCGATTACTGGCGGTCGAAAGAGGACTGCGAGGACTTCCGAGGCTGTTTCGCGTCGGACTTCGAAGCGCTCGATAGGGAGTGCGAGCGGTTGACCGTGGAAGAGCGGTACTTCGGTGAGTTCTCCCGGGTTGGTCAAGGATGAGGAGTTTCTGCTCGAGCTCGAGCCGGAGGCTACGCACTACGAGGTGCTGACGAGGCCGTGACCTTCCTCATCCTGCTCGCCGTTGCCGCCGTGACCGCCATGTTTCTGATCGACCGGTTCTTCCGGGCGCGAACCCAGCGCTTGCGCGACGCAGGCCTCTACCCGCCGGCAGGGCAGGGAAGTCTGGCCGATGTCGAGCGGCTGGTTCGGGCACGGCGGAAGATCGAGGCCATCAAGCTCTATCGGGAGATTCACGGCGTCGGTCTCAAGGAGGCCAAAGAGGGTGTCGAAGCCTTGATGGCCGAGATTGGGCGCGAGGGTGCGAGCGACGCCATCGACCCCTAGGTCCGCGGCCGGCAGGCGGCAAAGTCCTTTGTTCGTGGGTAGTTGTGCTACCATGCGCGGATTATGGCAGCACGATCCATGTCTTCCGGCACGATTTCGTTCGGTCTCGTCGCGATACCGGTGAACCTGTATTCGACGGGCGAAACGCAAAAGAAGGTCAGCTTTTCGATGGTGCACGAGGAGTGCGGCACCCGGGTCAAGTACCGCTACTACTGCCCGACCGACGACAAGCTGATCGAACGCGACGAGATCACCAAAGGCTACGAGTTCGCCAAGGGGCAGTATGTCCTGTTCAACAAGGAGGAGCTCAAGGCGCTCGACCCCGAGCCCACGAATGCGATCGAGATTCAGGAGTTCGTGCCGCTCGAGCAGGTGGATCCGATCTACTTCGAGAAGGCCTACTACCTGGGTCCCGGAAAGGCCGGCGCCAAGCCCTACAAGCTCCTTTCGAGAGCCTTGGCCGATACCGGCCGGGCGGCGCTGGCCAAGTACGCCGCGCGCGGCAAGAACTACATCGTCTTGCTGCGGCCGTTCGAGGGGGGGCTGATCATGCAGCAGCTGCGCTACGCGGTGGATCTTCGCGCTTTTGGCGAGGTGCCGATCGAAGAGGCCGAGATTGCCGATGCGGAGCTCGAGCTGGCCAAACAGATCGTCGAGCAGAGCGCGTCCGACGAGTTCAAACCCGAGCAGTACGAAGACGAGGTGCGCAACCAGGTCTGGGAGCTGATCGAGAAGAAGATCGGCGGCGAGGAGATCGTCGCGGCGCCCCAGGAGGCGCCCAAGGCCCAGATCATCGACCTCATGGAGGCCCTCAAGGCGAGCCTGGGCGACGACAAGAAGGCCGGGCGCAAACCGCCGAAGCGCTCCAAGAGAAAGCCGGCCGCCTCGGCGAAGAAGAAGGCGGCCAAGGGGTAGCACCCTGTTCACGGCCGAGCTGTTTCCGGAACTCGTGGTGCGAGAGCGTCGCATGGCACCGATCCTCGGCTATACGACAGCCGAGGCCTCCCGCATGCTGCGGTTGGAGCCGGCTCGGATTCGCTCGTTCGTGCGCTCTGGGTTTCTCGAGCCGGAGCGCGGACCCCGGCGTGAGTATCGCTTCCGCTTTCAGGATCTCGTGGTTCTGCGGGCGGCCCGCGATCTTGCCGCGCAAAAAATCCCACCGCGCCGCCTGCGCCGCGTGCTGAGGGACCTGAGAGCCCAGCTCCCGCGGGGCAGGTCACTCGCCGAGTTGCGCATCTCGTTCGAGGCCGGCAACATCGTCGTGCGCTCCGGGGGAGAGGCTTGGGAGCCCGAATCCGGGCAGCGCCTTCTGGACTTCGAGGTCGCCGAGCTGGCCGCCAAGGCCGCGCCGCTGGCCCCGGTTCTGATCCAACGCGCCGGAGATCCCTCGGTATTGACGGCCGAAGACTGGTACGAGCTCGGCTTCGAGCTCGAGGCGTCGTCGATCGATCAGGCCCGTGCGGCATATGAGCGCGCGCTCGACTCCGACGAGGGGCACGCCGATGCCCACCTCAACCTCGGACGCCTGGTGCACGAGGAGGGGCACCCAGAGTCGGCCTTCGGGCACTACCAGGCCGCGCTCACCCTTCGGCCCGATGACGCGACGGCGGCCTTCAATCTCGGCGTGGCCCATCAGGATCTGGGCAAGATCGAAGAAGCCCTGGCCTGCTATAGGGCGTCGCTCGAGGCCGATCCTTCTTTGGCCGATGCTCACTTCAATCTCGCGGTTTTGCTGGAACAGGCGGGAGATTCCGCCGGCACGATCCGTCACCTCAAGGCCTACATGAGAATGAAGGGTCTGCGAGTGGGACTCGGCGCGCGGTAGCCGCCCCGGTAGTCACCACTAGCTCGAAAACAGTTCGCTCAAGGCCGCGCGCGCGGCGGCGGCGCTCGAGTAGACGAATCGAGCGATCTCGACTCTTTCGAGCAGTTCGATCATGCGATCGAACTGGGTCTCGGTCTCGACGTTGGGTGGAAACGAATACCCAAGGACCTCGGGCAGCGCGTCCTCGGCTCTGATCGATTCGAACCTGGTGTCGGCTTGCACTTGAAACCTCGGCAATAGGATTCGGGTCGCACGATCCGTCGGAGCCGCATCGTTCCCGAATCGACAAGGTTCGTAGCGCACGACCGGAGGGACGAGACGATGCAGGCGGCCGTGCACGGGGAAGTTCGCTGTGAACTCGGCAATCAAGCTCTCCGAGAGCGAGAGCGTCTGCGGATAGGGAAAGACTCGCCACGAGGCGGGGTCGCATAGCGTGATCTCTTCGCACAGAACCGGATGCCCGAGTTCCGCCAGCTGAAAGGTGGTGGAGGACTTGCCGCTGTCTGAATTGCCCAGCATGAGACACGCCCCCGCCGGCGTCGAAACCGCGCCGCCGTGCAGAGTGACGTGACGGTCGGCCTCGGCGATGACCGTTCGCTCGATCTCCTCTTCGAGCGCCAGGACCGCCAAGGCCGGATGGGTGAGCCGGCGCCGGACCGCCGAGGAAGCAACGGTCTCGATCTCGAAGCCCTGGTCGGTGCGGCGAAGCCGCAGGTAGTGACCTTCCGCATTCTGCGAGTCCTCGGCCGAGCGGGCCGTGGGATAGAGCGCGGGCAGGAGCTCGGCACAGGCCCGATCCAGGCTGAGAACGAAGCGCGACTCGCCTAGCGTCAGGGTGAAGTGCTTCAAGGCGCCGGTTCGATCATTCGATACTCGAGAAACGACGCCAGGGCGACGTCGAGGTCGGCTCGGATGCTCTCTTCGCCTCCGTCGGTGGCCTCGGTCAGCATCAGGACCAGCTCTTCGCGCGTCGCCGGCTCTTCCAGATACTCGAGTATCAACCGGGCCGTCGGGTTGAGCACGTGCAGCGCTTTCTGTTCGCTCACGAAGGCGGCGACCGATCGGCCGACCGGTTTGATCTTGACTTCCGGCCGGCGTCGAAATCTGTCCTGCTCAGTCACCCGGAGAATGGTAACCGAAAAGACCCGGCGACTCCCAGCCTAGCGGAGGAGCTTCGAGTCCGAGTTGACCGAGATCCAGCTGTACCAAAAAGTATCGAACCCCTCCAGGGGCCGGCCAGCGACGGTGGTCTGTCGCGCCGCGGCTATGAGCTTGTCGAGACCGGTGGCGGCGGCGTAGTCACTGTCGACGGTCCAGGCGCGTGTCGAGGCGAAGATCGAAGCTCCGGTGTCGCGATAGAGAAGAACCTTGCGGCTCGGGTCTCCGGGCAAGCCAAACAGCCGCCCGCCCTCGAAGGCGGAATGAGGCGCGGCATAGGTCCGGCCCTCTAACCAGAAGCTGAAAACCGGTGTCTTGGGCTCGAGCCGCTCGTCCGCGATCTGGAGATCGCGGAAGGTCTTGTCCGATGAGAAGTAGTTGTCGTAGGGGTTGTTGAGGCGGTGCTCCTGCCCGTCGACGGAAAGCACCGTTGTTTCGGGGTAGCGTTCTCTCCAGTCCCGCCACGTCGTCTTCTCACCGACCGGCAGCTCGTCGAGCTCGGCGCCGTCTAGCTCTCCGCCGATGGCGGAGGAGGTCATGATCGACCACCAACTGTCGGTCTCGCGGTCGCGCATGACCAGCGAAGCGTTCATCAGCGCTCCGGAGGCCTCGAAGTTGAGGGTCTTGGAGGAAACGTCGCGGTCGTAGACTACGGCCGTATTGGCCAGCGGTCACCAGACGGCGGCGAAGTTCGTTTCCCCGATCCGGTCGTTGACGATTTCGTGGGAGTTGAGCAGGTTGAGGCTGTAGGCGCGGGCCTGGCCGTCGATCGCGACGCCCAGCACCCAGGCGTCATCCGGGATCTCGGCTTGCGCGGCGGGCACGTAGTCGGGCTCGAAGACCGCCGGGATGCCACCTCTGGGCAGAATCTGCTCGACGCCGGCAGGCGGAGTCTCTCTAACCGCGGTCGGCTCCGCGCCCGAGGCTCTCGCGAGCGGGGAGAGCGCCAGGGTCAAAGCCGTGCAGATGGCAAAGGTTCTCAGTTTCATGACGGGCTCGATGGGCATCGATTCTAGTACGGGCCTCTTCGGGCTTCGGATTCTATTCAAGTGGCAAGGGTCTTTGCCGGCGGTCCCGGGCGGATAGAATCCTCGACGTGACCAGGACCGACCCATCGGCCCGGCGATCCGAGCCGGCGCACGGCACGGCGGTTGCCGACCGTCTCCGCCGGCCGCTGCACGACCTGCGGATCTCGGTCACCGACCGATGCAATTTCCGCTGCACCTACTGCATGCCCCGCGACGTCTTCGGCGCCGACTATCCGTTTCTGCCGCGCGACGAGATCCTCAGCTTCGAGGAGATCGGCCGTCTTGCCGCTCTGTTCGGGCAACTCGGAGCGCGCAAGTTCCGAGTTACCGGCGGCGAGCCGCTGTTGCGCAAGGGCCTCGATCGGCTGATCTCGATACTGGCCGCAATCGACGGCGCCGATGTCGCAC contains the following coding sequences:
- a CDS encoding class I SAM-dependent methyltransferase, giving the protein MLLNRVEYALMNNPVRAAIQRRYEVPKLLRLGGAMRGGRALEVGCGRGVGTGLIHRTFGADSVDAFDLDPRMVTRARSRVAPLGSRVRLWLGDASAIAAPDATYDAVFDFGIIHHVPEWRRAVAEVHRVLKPNGRFYAEEVLEGFIGHPITRRLFEHPQVDRFDSTGFSRELQASGFELVATEELWGSVAWFVARKRANVEAFRPSQSE
- a CDS encoding DUF2238 domain-containing protein; this encodes MTRSVASSREPIILLGLTGLVLLWSGIQPHERGTWWLEVAPVLIGAPVLVATYSRFRLSPLLYRLLFVHAVILMVGGHYTYARVPIGFWAQDLLDLSRNHYDRLGHLAQGFIPAVLTRELLVRISPLARSKWLPFLVVCVCLAFSAFYELIEWWAALIGGAAADSFLGAQGDIWDTQWDMFLALAGAILALLLLRRLHDGSMQSLGVNPG
- a CDS encoding N-acetyltransferase; the protein is MQIRAEREEDAAAIRAVNESAFETAAEADLVEALRELARPLLSLVAEADGAIVGHILFSPVTLSGHPELEIMGLAPMAVEPEHQRAGIGSALVRAGLEQCGELGFGGVVVLGHPEYYPRFGFAPAVGFGIGCQYEVPDEAFMVLELEPGYLSGVSGEVRYHPAFESI
- a CDS encoding Ku protein, whose translation is MAARSMSSGTISFGLVAIPVNLYSTGETQKKVSFSMVHEECGTRVKYRYYCPTDDKLIERDEITKGYEFAKGQYVLFNKEELKALDPEPTNAIEIQEFVPLEQVDPIYFEKAYYLGPGKAGAKPYKLLSRALADTGRAALAKYAARGKNYIVLLRPFEGGLIMQQLRYAVDLRAFGEVPIEEAEIADAELELAKQIVEQSASDEFKPEQYEDEVRNQVWELIEKKIGGEEIVAAPQEAPKAQIIDLMEALKASLGDDKKAGRKPPKRSKRKPAASAKKKAAKG
- a CDS encoding tetratricopeptide repeat protein; its protein translation is MAPILGYTTAEASRMLRLEPARIRSFVRSGFLEPERGPRREYRFRFQDLVVLRAARDLAAQKIPPRRLRRVLRDLRAQLPRGRSLAELRISFEAGNIVVRSGGEAWEPESGQRLLDFEVAELAAKAAPLAPVLIQRAGDPSVLTAEDWYELGFELEASSIDQARAAYERALDSDEGHADAHLNLGRLVHEEGHPESAFGHYQAALTLRPDDATAAFNLGVAHQDLGKIEEALACYRASLEADPSLADAHFNLAVLLEQAGDSAGTIRHLKAYMRMKGLRVGLGAR
- a CDS encoding PqqD family protein, coding for MTEQDRFRRRPEVKIKPVGRSVAAFVSEQKALHVLNPTARLILEYLEEPATREELVLMLTEATDGGEESIRADLDVALASFLEYRMIEPAP
- a CDS encoding DUF3179 domain-containing protein, with translation MANTAVVYDRDVSSKTLNFEASGALMNASLVMRDRETDSWWSIMTSSAIGGELDGAELDELPVGEKTTWRDWRERYPETTVLSVDGQEHRLNNPYDNYFSSDKTFRDLQIADERLEPKTPVFSFWLEGRTYAAPHSAFEGGRLFGLPGDPSRKVLLYRDTGASIFASTRAWTVDSDYAAATGLDKLIAAARQTTVAGRPLEGFDTFWYSWISVNSDSKLLR
- a CDS encoding DUF3179 domain-containing protein, translating into MKLRTFAICTALTLALSPLARASGAEPTAVRETPPAGVEQILPRGGIPAVFEPDYVPAAQAEIPDDAWVLGVAIDGQARAYSLNLLNSHEIVNDRIGETNFAAVW